The Aliiroseovarius sediminilitoris region TCGTTCAGGTGAGACAAGTCTATCATGATCCCAAGCTCATTGCACCGACGGATCAGGCGAAGGCCATGATCGGTCAACCCGTCCCCAATATCTGGGGTGCTGGGATACCGAAACGGGACACCATATCCGAAAATGGTTGACCGGCTCCATACCGGGCCGATCGAGCGCAACCCTGCCTGATACAAAACCTCAAGCGTGTTCAGTTCCGCGTCAATCGCTTCGGCCCCTTCGATATGCAAAATGGCAGCGATGTGACCAGCTTCGAGCGTCTTGCGAATTTGCGCCGCTGTCCGGCAGACGGTCAGCGCGCCACGATCCTGAAGGTCAAACAGGATCGCAATCTGAGACATTGCAACTGGCAACGCGTCTTCCCAGTCAATGGGGTCAGGCAATGGCAGGTCATATTTCGCCTTCGCCATTTCCTGCATCTTGAAATCCATGTCGACGGACGATGGAATGTAGACGGCGAAGAAGCCACCCCCGAAACCACCCGCCCGCGCGCGCAGCACATCTATCGCGCCATCACGTCCGGTCAGAAAGGTTGGCGCAGCCGCTTTACCGCCAGCCCGATAGAGCTTCAACAAGACGTCATTGTGCCCATCGAATACCAAAGGCATGGTTTGGCCGGTCACGTGTGATCTCCCCCAAGGCAACACCGCGCCAGCTTATGTCAGGTTTCCTCATAGACGAGAGAAATATTCATGATATTTTCTCATAGAGTGATTACACTTATGAAGAGAGAGCACAATGCCGACCAAATCCTGGCACAGTTTGCCTGAATACCAGGCCCTCCGCGCCTTGATGGAAAGCGGCACAACGTCGAAAGCGGCGGTCAGGCTGGGCTTGTCGCAATCTGCCATCAGCCGCTCCATTGCCAGTCTGGAAGCCCGCACCGGTCGGATCCTGTTTGAACGTGAGGGCGGGCGCCTGCGCCCCACCAGCGAGGCGGTGCAGATGAATCGACGGCTGGATCCATTGTTCGAAGCGCTGGACCGGATCGACGGCCCGCCTGAAATGGCGCGCGAGACCTTGCGCCTTATTGCGCCGCCCACCTATGCCCACCGTTTCCTGGTGCATCACATTGCCACCTTCTTGAAAACAAACCCGCATTTTTATGTCAGCCTTGAAGTTGCCCCGTCCGAAGACGTCATTCGCGGCATCCTGGATCGACGGTTTGATTTGGGGGTCAGCGGTGTCGAGCTGTCGCGCAACGGTGTCAAACTGACCCCCTATCGGTCTGCAACCGCGGTCTGCGCCATGCCGCATGATCACCCGTTGGCAGACAGGTCGATCATCCATCCCACCGACCTGCATGAACAGGCGTTGGTGGCCCTGACGCATCGCCACGCCCGGCGCGCACAACTTGACAAAGTGCTGCAAGCCCACCGCAGCACGCCGCGCATTGTTGCCGAGGCATCGACCTCGTTCGCGGCGGTGGATTTGGCGAAGGAAGGGCTGGGGTTGACCATCGTGAACCCCTTCCCCATCGTGCAATACCGTGCCGACGATGTCGTCTTTCGCCCCTTTGACTCGCAGATCGAGTATCGCAGCTATTTCGTGTCGTCAGACGACAGGCCCACCTCAGGCGTCACACGTGCCTTCATGCGGCACCTCAGATTGCACACGGCAAAAGACCCATTTTCGCAAAAGGCTTAGATACCGGCATCAAGCAATGCCAGATTGTCAAACCGCAATCAGGGCGAGAACAGAATTGTATGCTGCCGGGCTTGCTTCTAGTATCGGGCTGACATGACACGGTGACAGAGGTCGCGGCCTGACAGGTCCGCCTGTTTGAACCATCCAAATGGCAGGAACCCGTTGCTGGACGAGATTAAATCACTAGCACTTCTGACGCTTGGAACGGCACGTGACCTGGCCCCGATAGTCGGGGTTGTGGCCGTGTTTCAGTTTCTGATCCTCAGACAACCCATGGATGATGTCGGTGAAAAGCTGATCGGACTTCTGTTTGTCATGGCAGGGCTGGCAATCTTCATCCGGGGGTTAGAGCTTGCCTTGTTTCCCATCGGGGAATCCCTAGCCGACGCCTTCGCCAACAAGGGCAGTCTGTTCTGGCTTTTGACCTTCGCCTTCGCGTTGGGATTTGGCACGACCGTGGCAGAACCTGCCTTGATAGCCGTCAGTCGCGAAGCCGCGCGGGTCATGTCCGACATTGGTGCCGTTGGCGCCAGCAAGGCCGAACAGGTCAGCTATGCCAATGCGTTGCGATATACCGTCGCGGCGGCGGTGGGGTCGTCCCTTGTCATCGGTGTCATGCGGATATTGCTGGGCTGGCCAATTCATTACCTGATCATCGGGGGCTATGTTCTTGTCGTGATCATGACCGCCTTCGCCCCGGCCGAGATCATCGGCATCGCCTATGACAGCGGCGGGGTGACAACCTCGACCGTGACTGTGCCACTGACCACCGCGCTGGGTGTGGGGCTGGCCAGCGTCATCAAGGGCCGCAACCCGATGATTGACGGGTTCGGGCTGGTCGCGTTCGCCAGCCTGCTGCCAATCGTCTTTGTGCTTGGCTTTGGGATCGTGGGGGCGATGCAATGATTGAAGAACTGCTGGCCACCTTCATCGCGACCATCAAGGATGTGCTGCCCATCCTGGCCGTGTTGATCTTTTTTCAGGCGGTCGTTCTGCGAAAACCGGTGCCACATCTGCGCAGCGTGTTGGTGGGCGGGGTCTATGTGGTTCTGGGACTGGGCCTGTTCCTGTTCGGCCTGAAAGAAGCCCTGTTCCCGCTGGGCGAAGCGATGGCCCGCCAACTGACCGACCCGGCCTTTCTGGGCGATCCCACAGACTGGACCGCGCATGGCTGGACCTATTTGTTCGCCTTCGCCATCGGCTTTTCCACGACCATAGCCGAGCCGTCTTTAATCGCGGTGGCCATCAAAGCACGCGAAGTATCGGGGGGAACGGTCAAGGAATGGGGGCTTCGCATTGCAGTTGCTGTCGGCGTCGCGCTCAGCCTGGTGTTCGGCACCTACCGGATCGTTACGGGAACGCCGCTCTATATGTATATGATCGTGGGGTATGCGGTTGTTATCGTTCAGACTATCTTTGCCCCAAAGAATATCGTGCCACTGGCCTATGACAGCGGCGGGGTCACAACCTCGACGGTAACTGTGCCGTTGGTGGCAGCCCTTGGGCTTGGGCTGGCCTCGACCGTTCCGGGCCGCAGCCCGGCGCTGGACGGGTTCGGTTTGATTGCCTTGGCCAGCCTGTTTCCCATGATCACGGTCATGGGCTATGCGCAATTGGTGCAGTGGAAAGACGCAAGGCGGGACCGACCGCGCGCGCCAAAATCTAGAACGGAGGACATCGAATGAAGTTCAAACTGATTATCTCGCTGGCGCAGGATGCCTATACGGACGTCATTGTTGACGCGGCCCGCAGCGCAGGAGCCACCGGGGCCACGGTGATCACCAGCGTCCGCGGCGAAGGGCTGGAAAAGAAGAAAACTTTTCTGGGCCTGACGGTCGCGGGACAGCGGGATATGGCGCTTTTCCTGGTGGAAGAACACCTTGCTGCCAACATTCTTGAAACCATCTGCACAGCGGGCGAGTTTTTGCAGGAACCGGGGCGCGGCGTCGTCTTCCAGATCGACATCGAAGACGCAATCGGCCTTGAAACACAGGTCAAAGCCCTGAAAACATCGTTGGAAAAGGACGAGTTATGAATCAGCCGGAAGAAACCCGTGTTCGCGACGCCGTGCGGCAGGACCCCCATATCATCAATGGTTTGGCATCGGTTGCCGAAGCGTTGCAAATTTTCGAAACCTCCGGGCAAGACACGATGGTGATTGAAAAACGATCGCCTGATGACGAGTTTGGCGTTCTGACGATCAGCATGATCGCACGACAGGTCTTTGCCAGGAACCGCGCACCCGCCCGGGTCAGTGTATACGAGGTGATGGAAAAGCCAGCGATCAACATTTCGGGGAATATGCAAGCGCGCTATGCGATCCGCTTGTTGACCCGGCTGAACCTTGATGTTGCACTGGTGGTGGAGGATGATGTTTTGATCGGAACGGTGGGTTTACGTGAGCTAACCTTGGCCGAGGCGTCTTCCGTCACGTCAGATCACGCCGACTAACCCAACCACGCGCTTGACGCTGCAACGGGTTCCGGGGCAACTTCCATGTCGGGCATCGCCCATCAACCCGCCAACCATGAACAACGCGCTTCAGCTTCAGGCGCACCACCTGTCCGTCATCAATTTCTGCTCTCAGCGACCCCACTCGGAGCTGTTGAGCGACAGCAACAAGAGCAGGCCGTTAGATGTCCGAAACCTATGACGATTCCTGGCTGCGCGAAAACCTGTCGGAGCTGCCTTACGCCGCGTGCATGACGGACCCTAATTTGCCCGACAACCCGCTGGTCTTCGTGAATGATCTGTTTTGTGATCTGACTGGATACCCGCAGGACCAGTTGATCGGCAAAAACTGCCGCCTGTTGCAAACCCCCGCAACCGATCAGACTGAAGTCGCGCGCATCCACGACGCACTTGAAAAAGGCCGTGAGATTGCGGCTGATGTTCTGAACACCCGTGCAGACGGCACAACCTTCTGGAACCGGCTTTCGATTAAACCCATCCACGACGATGCCGGCACCCTACAGCGGTTCACCGGCGTCCTGATGCAGATCGACGACAGCCCCATTGAATCGCTGCTGGAAGCGCGGCGCCAATCCGAAACCGCCATCAACGAACTGCACCACCGGTTGAAGAACCACCTGTCGCTTATCCACTCGTCCGCGCGGCTTCAGATCCGGGAGAGCGGCGAGAATGAAGGGCTGCTGGCCGTGATGAACCGCATCCAGTCCCTGCAAACATTATATGCCTCGATGGAACAGGGGACCGAGGCTCCGACCGACATCAACCGGGTTGACCTGTTTGCCCATCTCGCCACAATCTGCAAGGCCGTTACCGATCTTGAGGATCGCATCGACTTCGAAAGTGATATTCCTGCCGACCCGATTGAGGTGGGTATCGACACGGCCACGCAGTTGGGCATGATGGTGGCAGAGCTTGTCACCAACGCCATGCAACATGCTTTTGGCGAGAACAGGGGAACCATCACATTGCAGGGTCGGGTTACGGCAGATGGCGTCACTATTACCGTCACCGATGATGGTCGCGGAATAACCGATGGGCAAACCGATGCGCTTGGTTCAGGTCTGGGCGGTAAAATATTGCGCCAAATGGCTAAAACTCTGTCAGCAGACCTGAAAACCGAGCAGCGCAATCCCGGAACGGCCGTCCGGTTGAGCCTTTCGTTGGACCGAAAATAACGCGGTCCTGGTTTGCGAAAGAAGCCGGACTTGGGGCAGTTTCATGCGACCCGTTCTAGCCAAGCAGCTGCCCGATAGTGGCCACCATGGCCACTGTAGTTGCCAGACCGGTCAACCCCAGCAGGGCAAACACACCATCCTTGCTGATCAGCGATATGGACAGCAACGCGACGACGGCCGCCAACAGCGACGACGTCATGGGCACCAGTTCAAGAAACGGCATCGCGGCACCGCACAGTAAGCAGATTGTGTAAAGCAGATAGGAAAAAGGCGGGGTCGCCAGCACCGCCAGCCGACGCGTGGTGACGTCCTGCACCCATTTTAATGGCCCCTCAAGGCGGGACAATGCTGTGTCAAGTTTGCGGCGCGGCAAATGGCGACGCAGGATGAAGGCGGGCAACCAAAGCCTTTCGCGCCCCATTAACAATTGTGCCGATACCATCGCAATCAGCATTCCACTGATCGACGACAACCCCGGCACGCCACTGAGCGGCGTGACAATGACAAGGCTGACAAAAAGCAGGATCGGCGTGAACGATGCCACGCCCAAGTGATCAATCATTGCTTCGATCGACGTTTCCTTCTGATCTCGTATCTCATGGATGGTCTCCACGATATCGGCGATCTGGTTGTCCGGGTCTTTATCCTGGTTGCCGGTCATTGCGGCACCCCATCGCATTCTGTCCGTGCCAGACGCGTGGCGAACCCAGCACCGATAGCCGCCATCACCGCGCACAGCAAAAGCGCGTGCGCTGCACCAGCAAAATGGGCCACGCCCCCCAGCCCCAGACCTGCCAGAAGGACGATGCCAATCACGGTATTGCTCAGGGCGGTGTATCGCAGACGCATATCGTTCTGTGTCATATCGGTCAGGAAAATGCTTCGGCCCGACCGCACACCTTGATAAGCGACCTGCGCCACGAACATCAGACTCGTCGCATACCACATGTTCAACGCCCCGCTGCCCCACAGGACCACACCCGCCGTCAATGCGTAAACACCCGATGCGATCAGGCCTGCCAAAATCAACGACAAACGGCTGGATTTATCAGACAGGCGACCCCAGAGAAACGCAGATGCTGACGCCGCCAAGGCTGACGCCACCACCATTGGACCCAGTCGTGTCAGGCTGCTTTCAGACGCACCCACCGTCACCATGACAATGAACGGCGGCGCGAAGGCCGTCGCGGTCAGAAAACTGCGGGCAAGAATAAAGAACTGAAAGGAACGATCTGTGAAAAGCGGCTGAAAGAACTCCGACCAGGCTTGCGCGTTTTCCTTGGCGTCTGTTGTCGCATCTTCTTGAAGCTGCATGAACATCAAAGCTGCGGCGATGAATAGAAGCCCGGCCAGAAACACAAAGCCCGCGACAGCTTCGACCGAAACGCCGCCAAACACCCCAAACGACATCGACGCCCCATAGGCAAACCCGAAAGTCGCCGCGATACTTCCCGCAGCACCAATCACAGCACCACGCTTCCCTTGCGGAACGGACCGTGCCAACGCATCCTTATATGTTGTCGACGCAACCGAGCGACTGATGGCGAGCACCGCCACAGCCGCCAAAATCAACCATCCTGCCCATGCGCCCTCCAACTTGAGGGCGACCATCGCGATCCCGACCGCCATTACGCCCTGCACGGCCGCCCCGATGGCCCAAAATCGTTTTCGGATGGACTGCGTCTGCACCCATCGGGCCACCCATAACTGCGGCAGCAATGCCCCGGCTTCGCGCACCGGAACAAGTGCGCCGATCAGAAACACCGGCGCGCCGATAGCACCCATAAGCCAGCTTAGCACCAGCTTGGGATCAATCAGGGCATCTGCGGTCTTGGACGCACTGAGGGACAGGACATGAACCAACCCGTTTCCGTTGTGGCATTGATCAGTTCGGCCCCCTGCTCCCGCAGTACCTATAGACTGGCCCCTCATCTTCCGAAGGGAATTGGCAATCATCAAGTGTGTCTCGGACATGCGCGCCCCGCCTGGCGTGGGAGTTACCATCGGGCCATGCGGGGCGCGTTTCTCCATCCGGTCAACCTAGCTGGCCGCGCGGCGGAACAGCGTGATCACAAACAGGATCAGGAAAACGAAGAACAGGATTTTGGCAATACCCGCAGCCGTACCGGCAATGCCGCCAAAACCAAGGAACGCGGCAATCAGCGCGACGACGAGAAACGTGATGGACCAACCAAGCATGGTATGTCTCCTTTGTTGCTTTCACTTGAAAGAAGAACGTGTGGAAGCTTGTTTGGTTCCCGATTAATCCTTTCGGAGCCCGAGTTTGGGTAAGACGCCCTTACTGCGTTGCCCCAAATTCCGGTGTCGAAACGATTTTGATATCGGCATTGATCAACGCATCTCGCCCGCGCGCGGTCAGGTCAGTTGTAAAGTTGAACTGGTCCCGCAATTCGAACGGATAGGCTTTCAGCCGCACGCGCGTGGCATAAACCTCGTTGTGCATGATCACCTTCACGGGCCGCGCCCAATCAAGATAGGGGCTGGTGTGCGCCACATCCGTCAGAATGTCGATAATTCCAGCCGTGGGCTTGTCGGGTGCGACCATAAATTCAGCGATACACATCAGGGTTTTCGCCCCGTCATTGGCGTTAGAGATATTTTCAGACCAAATGCGGGAATGCGGAATGGTGACAACGTCGTCGTCGGCGGTGCGAATTTTGACGGACCGCGTGTGGATATCAATCACTTCGCCGTAATCATCACCGATGCGAATCCAGTCACCCGAGCGATAAGGACGTTCGAAAATAGCAACGATGCCCGCCACCGCGCTGGTGGCCCAATCCTTGATGGCAAACCCCAGCGCCACACCGACGGTGCCCAACACCAGCACGAAATTCTTCAGCGTGACATTGAAAACCATCGGAATGATCAAGACCACCGCGACGACGAACAAAGTAAGCCGCGCCAGCGGGATCAGGTTCAGGGCCGGCAGACGGAACCGTGCGGGCAAATGCTCGGCCACACGCGGCACGACAAAGCGCAACAGCTGGTAAAGCAGCGAAGTTAGCACAATGACCAGCCCGATCTGCACGAAGGTCCAACTGGACACTTCGTTGAACAATTTGGTCAGATCATAATTCTCGGAATTCATCGCGACATCCTATATCTGATCAAGTGGCAGGCCGGCTTCGGACACGATACGGCGCACATGCGGATAAGCGGCTTGCCGAATTGACAGCTTCCCCGCGTCGTCATCAACCAGACCAAGCCGTCCCAACGCTGCTGCAAGCCCGACGGGCAATGTCATCGGAAGCACGGTGGCCAAGTCTTTTGCGACAAGTGGGCCATGGATCAGCAACGCATGTAACATGAAATGGCCGATGCGCTCGATCCGCGCGGGCAGTTGCGGCAAGGCTGGATCCTGCAACCAGGTGGTCGTGTTACCTGGATTGCGGTCATCTTCGCCACCTTCCCCGCCTGCTTCCGCTTCCCTGTTCACCGCGGCATCCAACAGTCTGATCGCAGCCCAAGGGCAGCCATAGGCCCGCGCGGCAAGGGTTTTAAGATACGGATCCTTGATTTCGCCGTCGCCCCCTTCGGGCAAAATCTCATCGCCAGATTCGGTGGATTTGAACACCTCGTCGCCCATGTAGGCGCGGATAAGTTCCGCCAGGGCTTTGTCTTTGAACGGCGCAAAACAACGCGCATCTGACACGACAGCCTCGATGGCGGAGGTCTGCGCGAGATAGGTCCAGGTCCAGCTCGACACCCCCAACAGCACGTTGCGCGACGCGCCATCAAGCTCGGCCAAATAGGACCGCATCGCCGCGCGCCCTTCCAGCGTACGCCGGACCAGAGATGAAATGTCGGGGACGATCAAAGCACCTTTCCCTGCTGGCACCGCAGCCGCATCGACCAGATCCAGCCCGCGATCAGCCGCCCAATCGGCAAGAAAACCTTGTGGCACGCTGGGCATCGTCACAAAGGCGCAAACGGAATGTGGCCCGTCAGTGCGCCGTGTCCAATCCAAATAGACGCTGTCCAAACGGTCGAACTGATGCACGCGCAATGCGGCCCATAACTCATCGGGGACCACTGATCCTGACACCCGCTCCAGATCATCTGGGAGCAATTCGGCTTTCCGCTCATCCAGCACCCGCAACTTTTCCCACATCCGCCGATAACCATCCTTCAACGAACTGGTCGCTGGCGCGCGCGGCCAATCATACCCGCGAACGGGCACAAGGTCTGTGGGAAACGAGGATGATGTCATTCGGCTACCTGTGAGACTGGCAAAGGGACACTGCTGATCAGTGTGCGATATGAACCGGGAAATGCAAAGGTGTTCCTAAACCTGTCTGGCGTCATTACGGATTGTAGAGCGGCACGGTCGAGATCGACATTTTCGCCGATCCGCTTTCCACCTCGCGGGCGTGAGCGATGTAGATCAACACCTGATTGGCCTCGTCGAAGATGCGTTTTACCCGCAGGCTTTTCAGGATGATCGACATGCGCTGGCTGAACACGTCCTCGCCTTCGTCACTGCGATCAATGTCACCGATCACGATTGGGCCGGTCTGACGGCAAGATATTGCACTGTTTGACGGGTCCTCGAACCAATTTCCGTTGGACAGTCGATCGACCAACCCACGTTCAAAATAGGCGACATGACAAGTTACACCCTCAACTTCAGGGTCTCTGATCGCTTCAATAATGATATCGTTGCCCAGCCAGTCGACATCGACGTTGCCCACCTGTTCGGCGCGCGCGGGAGCGAGGCTTGTCAGGAATAGGCAGGATAGAACGTATTTGAATGATTTCATAATCTTGGCCACTTTCCTTGATGTATATCATTCGACGCAGTTCGGAGGAGTCCACCTCAACAGCGACCCGGACCTTACGTCGTTGCCCTCACAAACAACAAAAAAAGACATCGCCCTTTGGAACCATTCGGGTCATCCTGCGTTTTCAATCGAAGGTAACTTTGGGACACGCCATGGGGAAGAACATTTTTCGAGTTATGGCCTTTGCCCTGTTGCTGGCCACATCATTGCCCGTCGGGACAGCGCTGGCCCAATCCAGCAACGACGGGATAGATGTCGGGGTCGAAACCGAAATCGTTGATACGGATCAGACCATCTCTGTCACCGAAAGCGTGCGGGATGACCAGATTGCCACCCGCATTCAGGCCATCCTGAAGGCAACCGGGTGGTATGAAGGGGTTCAGGTCGACGTGCAGGATGGGATTG contains the following coding sequences:
- a CDS encoding DUF1538 domain-containing protein, whose protein sequence is MNHPNGRNPLLDEIKSLALLTLGTARDLAPIVGVVAVFQFLILRQPMDDVGEKLIGLLFVMAGLAIFIRGLELALFPIGESLADAFANKGSLFWLLTFAFALGFGTTVAEPALIAVSREAARVMSDIGAVGASKAEQVSYANALRYTVAAAVGSSLVIGVMRILLGWPIHYLIIGGYVLVVIMTAFAPAEIIGIAYDSGGVTTSTVTVPLTTALGVGLASVIKGRNPMIDGFGLVAFASLLPIVFVLGFGIVGAMQ
- a CDS encoding PAS domain-containing protein, with the translated sequence MSETYDDSWLRENLSELPYAACMTDPNLPDNPLVFVNDLFCDLTGYPQDQLIGKNCRLLQTPATDQTEVARIHDALEKGREIAADVLNTRADGTTFWNRLSIKPIHDDAGTLQRFTGVLMQIDDSPIESLLEARRQSETAINELHHRLKNHLSLIHSSARLQIRESGENEGLLAVMNRIQSLQTLYASMEQGTEAPTDINRVDLFAHLATICKAVTDLEDRIDFESDIPADPIEVGIDTATQLGMMVAELVTNAMQHAFGENRGTITLQGRVTADGVTITVTDDGRGITDGQTDALGSGLGGKILRQMAKTLSADLKTEQRNPGTAVRLSLSLDRK
- a CDS encoding CreA family protein, whose protein sequence is MKSFKYVLSCLFLTSLAPARAEQVGNVDVDWLGNDIIIEAIRDPEVEGVTCHVAYFERGLVDRLSNGNWFEDPSNSAISCRQTGPIVIGDIDRSDEGEDVFSQRMSIILKSLRVKRIFDEANQVLIYIAHAREVESGSAKMSISTVPLYNP
- a CDS encoding P-II family nitrogen regulator — protein: MKFKLIISLAQDAYTDVIVDAARSAGATGATVITSVRGEGLEKKKTFLGLTVAGQRDMALFLVEEHLAANILETICTAGEFLQEPGRGVVFQIDIEDAIGLETQVKALKTSLEKDEL
- a CDS encoding exopolysaccharide biosynthesis protein, producing MTGNQDKDPDNQIADIVETIHEIRDQKETSIEAMIDHLGVASFTPILLFVSLVIVTPLSGVPGLSSISGMLIAMVSAQLLMGRERLWLPAFILRRHLPRRKLDTALSRLEGPLKWVQDVTTRRLAVLATPPFSYLLYTICLLCGAAMPFLELVPMTSSLLAAVVALLSISLISKDGVFALLGLTGLATTVAMVATIGQLLG
- a CDS encoding mechanosensitive ion channel family protein, which codes for MNSENYDLTKLFNEVSSWTFVQIGLVIVLTSLLYQLLRFVVPRVAEHLPARFRLPALNLIPLARLTLFVVAVVLIIPMVFNVTLKNFVLVLGTVGVALGFAIKDWATSAVAGIVAIFERPYRSGDWIRIGDDYGEVIDIHTRSVKIRTADDDVVTIPHSRIWSENISNANDGAKTLMCIAEFMVAPDKPTAGIIDILTDVAHTSPYLDWARPVKVIMHNEVYATRVRLKAYPFELRDQFNFTTDLTARGRDALINADIKIVSTPEFGATQ
- a CDS encoding CBS domain-containing protein, with the protein product MNQPEETRVRDAVRQDPHIINGLASVAEALQIFETSGQDTMVIEKRSPDDEFGVLTISMIARQVFARNRAPARVSVYEVMEKPAINISGNMQARYAIRLLTRLNLDVALVVEDDVLIGTVGLRELTLAEASSVTSDHAD
- a CDS encoding DUF1328 domain-containing protein, whose protein sequence is MLGWSITFLVVALIAAFLGFGGIAGTAAGIAKILFFVFLILFVITLFRRAAS
- a CDS encoding DUF1538 domain-containing protein, whose translation is MIEELLATFIATIKDVLPILAVLIFFQAVVLRKPVPHLRSVLVGGVYVVLGLGLFLFGLKEALFPLGEAMARQLTDPAFLGDPTDWTAHGWTYLFAFAIGFSTTIAEPSLIAVAIKAREVSGGTVKEWGLRIAVAVGVALSLVFGTYRIVTGTPLYMYMIVGYAVVIVQTIFAPKNIVPLAYDSGGVTTSTVTVPLVAALGLGLASTVPGRSPALDGFGLIALASLFPMITVMGYAQLVQWKDARRDRPRAPKSRTEDIE
- a CDS encoding LysR family transcriptional regulator; this encodes MPTKSWHSLPEYQALRALMESGTTSKAAVRLGLSQSAISRSIASLEARTGRILFEREGGRLRPTSEAVQMNRRLDPLFEALDRIDGPPEMARETLRLIAPPTYAHRFLVHHIATFLKTNPHFYVSLEVAPSEDVIRGILDRRFDLGVSGVELSRNGVKLTPYRSATAVCAMPHDHPLADRSIIHPTDLHEQALVALTHRHARRAQLDKVLQAHRSTPRIVAEASTSFAAVDLAKEGLGLTIVNPFPIVQYRADDVVFRPFDSQIEYRSYFVSSDDRPTSGVTRAFMRHLRLHTAKDPFSQKA
- a CDS encoding dipeptidase; the encoded protein is MPLVFDGHNDVLLKLYRAGGKAAAPTFLTGRDGAIDVLRARAGGFGGGFFAVYIPSSVDMDFKMQEMAKAKYDLPLPDPIDWEDALPVAMSQIAILFDLQDRGALTVCRTAAQIRKTLEAGHIAAILHIEGAEAIDAELNTLEVLYQAGLRSIGPVWSRSTIFGYGVPFRYPSTPDIGDGLTDHGLRLIRRCNELGIMIDLSHLNEAGFWDVARHSAKPLVATHSNAHAICPHSRNLTDKQLAAIRESDGMVGLNFAVAFLRDDGRMLPDVPLTQMLRHLDHLIEQLGEDRVGLGSDYDGAVVPQDITTCAGLPKLRQAMAQHGYGEALIAKLCHENWLRVLEITWGE